The stretch of DNA AGGAGGTCCCCATGCTCACCCTGTTGCTGCTGGAGCTGCTCATGACCGCTCCCCTGACGGTGGAAGGCCCCGGGGTGCCCGAAGGTGTCGAGACCCTCGACGGGCTGCGGTGGAAGCAGCGGGTGCTGCTGCTGTTCCCCGGGGAGCCGGGCGGAGCGTGGCAGGCCCAGCTTCAGGGCTTGGAGCGGGCCCGGCCGGAGCTCGCCGAGCGGGACGTGCTCGTGCTCATCGTGGGAGCGAAAGAAGGGAAGGACGCCCGCCTCCCCGACGAGCGCGAGGCGCGGGCGCGCTGGAAGGTGGCGCCCGGGAAGGGGGCCGCGGTGCTCATCGGCAAGGATGGGGGCGAGAAGTGGCGCTCGCCCCTGCCCGCCCCCTGGGAGGAGATGTTCTCCGTGATTGACGCCATGCCCATGCGGAAGCAGGAGCAGGGCGGGTAAGGCTCAGAGCGCCCCGAGCATCTGCGAGGCGCCCTCGGCGAACAGCGTCGTGTCCGCCTTGGCCAGCAGGGAGGCGAGCCCCTCGCGCGTCTCCGCGCTGATGGCGACGCCGCCCCGGGACCGGAGCAGCGAGTCCACCTCTTCGGAGGCCATGAGGTCCGCCTTGTTCCAGACCATGAGGCGCGGCTTCTCCATCAGCCCCAGGGAGCTGAGGATGGTTTCCACCGCCTCCACCTGCTCGTCCCGCGCGGGGTCCGCCGCATCCACCACGTGCAGCAGCAGGCTGGCGTCGTACAGCTCCTCCAGCGTGGCGCGGAAGGCGGCCACCAGGTCCTTGGGCAGGTCCCGGATGAACCCCACCGTGTCGGTGATGATGACCTCGCGCTCCTGCGGGAAGCGCAGGCGGCGGCTTGTCGGGTCCAGCGTGGCGAACAGCTTGTTCTCCGCCAGCACGTCCGCGTTGGTGATGGCGTTGAGCAGGGTGGACTTGCCCGCGTTGGTGTAGCCCACGATGGAGATGACGGGCAGCTCGCGCCGGTTGCGCTGGGCCCGCCGCACGCTGCGCTCGCGCGAGACGGCGTCGATGCGCTTCTCCAGGTGGTTGATGCGATCGCGCACCCGGCGGCGGTCGATTTCGAGCTTCGTCTCACCGGGGCCGCGTCCGCCGATGCCACCGGCGAGCCGGCTGAGCGAGTCGTCACTCTGGACGAGCCGGGGCAGGCGGTACTTGAGCTGGGCCAGCTCGACCTGGAGCTTGCCCTCGGCGCTCTGGGCGCGCTGGGCGAAGATGTCCAGGATGAGCTGCGTGCGGTCCAGCACCTTCAGGCTGGTGGCCTCGCCGATGTGGCGGCCCTGCGAGGGCGTCAAGTCTTTGTCGAAGATGAGGACGTCCACCATGGACTGCATGGAGCGCAGGTTCAGGTCCTCCAGCTTGCCCCGGCCGATGAGGTAGCGCGGGTCCGCCTCGCGGCGCACTTGGAGCACGCTGTCGATGACCTCCACGCCGGCCGTGCGCGCGAGCTCCTTGAGCTCCGCCAGGCTCGCCTCGGCGTGCGCGCGGTTGCCGTCCAGGCACACCGCCACGAGGATGGCCTTCTCCCGCCCGCCCACCGCGCGCGCGGCGGCCTTGCGGTTGAACTCCTCCTCCAGCGCCTCCAGGGTGTCCAGGAGGTCGGGCTGGTCATGGTGCACGCTGGGCAGCGTGGCCACCTGCCAGAACTCGCCGGTGCCGTTTTCGGGCACCAGGTGGGCATAGTGGAGCACCCCGGGCAGGCCTTCCCGGCCCACGCCCACGGCGGCCACCATGTCCAGGCGCAGCAGCGCCAGGTCCGTCAGGTCGTCCTTGGTGAGCGGCTCGCTCTTGAGGTGCGTGTGCACCAGCCGCAGGCCACGCAGACGGATCTGCCCCGCGCGGGCACGGCCAATGTCGGGCAGCTCGAGCTTGTGGGCGTTGCCCACCACCACGTGCTCGATTTCGCCCTTGCGGTTGATGAGGACGCCCACCTGCCGGTTGAGCTCGCTCGACAGCTCGGTGAGGTGGCGGGCAAGCTCCGGGGAAACAATCTCGTGGGGCGCCACGCGCCGCCGGAAGGTGTTGCGCAACCGGCTCTGTTCACTGGCCTTGAGGCCCAGGGTGTTTCCGTAGATTTCCTTCAACGATTCACTCTCCCGTGCGGGTGTGGATAGATGCCCGCGGCCGTCCTCTCCTGACAGTCTAGGGTCTGGCCCGCCCAGTTTCACGGCCTTGCGTGCTTCCGGGTGGGCCAGTGGAAACACCTGAGGGGCGGGCCCTCTTCCGGCTTAATCTAGGAGCCGTGAGTGACTCGGGACGAGACGGGGTGCGCGCCGCCCGGCGCGTGGTGGTGAAGATCGGCACGAACGCGCTGACGAACGCCACGGGGCGCTTCAACCGCGCCCACTTCGAGGCGCTGAGCGAGGACCTGCTCTGGGCGGCGAAGGACCGGGAGCTGGTGGTGGTCTCCAGTGGCGCCATCGCCCTGGGGGTGGAGCGGCTGGGGCTTCCAGCCCGGCCCAAGGATATTCCCGGCAAACAGGCCTGCGCGGCCGTGGGCCAGAGCCGCCTGATGCAGGCCTATGAGGAGGCCTTCGGCCGGGCCGACAAGCGCGTGGCGCAGATTCTTCTGACGCACGAGGACGTGCAGGACCGGCGGCGCTACCTCAACGTGAAGCACGCCCTGGACCGGTTGCTGGAGGCCGGGGTGGTGCCCGTCATCAACGAGAACGACACCGTCTCGGTGGACGAGCTGAAGTTCGGCGACAACGACACGCTGGCGAGCCTCGTGGCCGGTGTCGTCGAAGCCGAGGTGCTGGTGGTGCTCTCGGACGTGGAGGGGCTCTACACGGCCGACCCGCGCAAGGACGCCGGGGCCCGGCTGCTGGCGCAGGTGGACGCGGTGACGCCGGAGCTGCTGGCGCTGGCGGGCGGCAGTGGCTCGACGGTGGGCACCGGGGGCATGTCCACCAAGGTCCGGGCCGCCGCCCGGGCCTCCGAGCGGGGCATCCGCTGTGTCATCACCTCCGGCGCCGTCCCGGGGCGCCTCCGGGCAGTGCTGGCGGGGGAGTCCGTGGGCACCCTCTTCGAGGCCGCCTCCAGCCGCCGCAGCGCCCGCACGGCGTGGATCGCCCATGCCCTGCGGCCCAAGGGGCGGCTCGTCGTGGATGCCGGGGCCCGGGATGCCATCGTCGGAAGCAAGCGCAGTCTCCTTCCCTCGGGCATCAAGCAGGTGGAAGGGGACTTTGGCCGGGGAGACCCGGTGGACCTGGTGGACGAGCAGGGCACGCCGTTCGCCAGGGGGCTCAGCGCCTACGAGGGCAGCGAGCTGCGCCGCATCGCGGGCCACAAGAGCACGGAGATCGAGTCCCTGCTGGGCTACCGCTACCTCGATGAGGCGGTGCACCGGGACGATCTGGCGGTGCTGCAGACCCTGGCGTGACAGGCTGACAGGGGCATTTTGCCAGGGCGGGCGCCGCAGGGTGCCCGGCTCCGGGGGCCTAAACGGGGACTCAGATGGGCCGGGCGGTGATGGTGCCCTCGGACTCCGAGAGGTTCATCATCGCCCGGAACTCGGGGGAATCCACCCGCATCAGGAGGAGGGACACCTCGAGCTCACCCGGCACGTTGCCCAGCTGGAGCTTCCGCTGCTGTCCGTGCAGGAGGGACAGGTCCGAGTGCCCGCGCAGCTCCGGCAGCGTCAGGTCCAGGGCCAGGCGGTAGGACTGCCCCTCGGGCATGGGCTTCAAGATGAGCTGGTAGTCCGAGTGCGGAGCGCCCGGCTTGCGGCGCTCGGCCCGGAGCGTGCGGCCCGTCTCCCCCAGCAGCTTGGGCTGGGCCACCAGCCGTCCCTCCCGCCGGACCTCCAGCGCGAAGTAGAGCGGCTCGGCTTCGGCGGGGGCGGGCGCCATGAAGCTGGTGAGCACGGCCAGGGCCAGTCCCGCGAAGACACTTCTGAGGAAGGAGGAGGTGTTCACGATGGGTCCCTGGCAGAGCAATCTTCGCGCCACGCTGGCCTGGCCGGGCGCCGGCCGGCCCTCTCTCCCCGAGAGGTTGGGGCCGCTTCACCTCAGGAATACCCCAGAAATGCCCCGAGGGCGAGTCCCCCCCTGCTCTCTTGGCCGGAGCCCAAGTGTAAATAAATGGGCCACCTGGCATTACCTGCTTGCCTGTTCAGGTGTCGATGGGTACCGATCCGGATGTACCCGCACCCCTCGTTTGTTTCCATGACCATGCCCGCCTTGACCCCGCGTGCCCCCATTCGCCATCGTCGCCGGCCTCCTGACATGGACCGTACGGAACGCCTACTCGATCTCGTCGCCTTGCTGCTCGACGCCCGCGAGCCCATCTCGTGGGCGGAGCTGCGCGAGCACTTCCCCGCGGACTACGGCGGCATCTCGGACGATGCGGCCGAGCGCAAGTTCGAGCGCGACAAGGCGGAGCTGCTCGAGCTGGGGCTGCCGCTCGCCTACGTCCAGGGCGATGACGACCGGAAGGACGGCTACCTCGTCGACCGGAGCGCCTACTACCTGCCCGAGGTGGACCTGACCAAGGAGGAGCTGGCGGTGCTGTACGCCGCGGGCAGCGCCTCGCTGGCCTCGGGTGCCTTCCCGGGCAGCGACGACCTGGCGCATGCGCTGCGCAAGATCGGCTTCTTCGCGGGGGATGCGCTGCCCACGCCCCGGGTCCGCATGGAGCTGGGCATGGCCCAGGGCGACGCGGAGCTGTCCTCCCGCCTGGAGCACCTCTGGGAGGCGTGCGCCGCGCACAAGTGGGTGCAGATCTCCTACGCCTCGCCCAAGCAGCCCGTGGCCACCGACCGCAAGGTGGATCCGTACGGCCTGGCGCTGCGGCGGGGCGTCTGGACGCTCGTGGGCTACTGCCACCTGCGCCAGGGGCTGCGCACCTTCCACGTCCACCGCATCCGCGAGCTGAAGGTGAACCCCTCCAAGCCCCGCACGCCGGACTTCGAGGTGCCCGCGGAGTTCTCGCTCGACGCGCACGTGGCCTACTTCCCGTGGCAGCACCGCTTCCATGAGCCCATGGAGGTGACGCTGAGCCTGCGCGGGGATGCCGCCCAGCGCGTCTCGAGCCTCTTTCCGGGCGCCACGGTGGAGCCCGACGGCGAGCGGGTGCGGGCCCGGCTCGGGGTGACGTTCCTGGATGGGCTGCTGCGCTTCTGCCTGGCGCTCGGGCAGGACTGCCGGGTGGAGGCCCCCGAGGCCGCCGTCAACCGGGGGCATGAGATGGCCCGGCGCATCCTGGAGCGCCACGCTCCGTCCTCCGACGAGAAGAAGGTGAGTGGATGAGCACCGTCCATGAGCGGCTCCGCCGCCTGCTGTTCCTCGTGCCTTACGTCTCCAAGCACCCCGGCGTCTCGGTGGACGACCTGTCCAAGGCGCTCAACGTCAAGCGCGAGGACCTCCTGGTGGAGCTGGACCTGCTCACGTGCGTGGGCCGGCCGCCCTTCAACCCGGACGACTACGTGGACATCTACGTGGACAACGACCGGGTCTACGTGGATCTGGACCAGCGCCTGTCCCGGCCGCCCCGGCTGACCGCGGGCGAGGCCGCGGCCCTGGCCGCCGCGGCGGAGCTGCTGCGCCCGGCGGCGGGCGATGCGCTCGAGGGGGCCCTCCAGAAGCTGGAGCGCATCCTGCCGGCGGGCGCCCGCGAGCGCTACCGGGAGATGCACCGGAAGATCGACGCCTCCACCGACGCCCCGCAGTCCCTGGGGCCCCTGACCCGCGCCATCCTGGAGCGGCGGGAGGTGACGTTCGACTACGCCAGCCCGGGGCGGGTCTCGGAGCCGCGCAAGGTGCGGCCCTACGAGCTGCTGAGCCACCGGGGCCAGTGGTACCTCCAGGGCTACTGCCACACCCGGCAGGACGCGCGGCTGTTCCGCCTGGACCGCATGGAGAACCTGGCGCTCACGGACATCCCCTTCCAGCCGCCCGCGGACGCGCGCGCCGCGGTGCCCAACCCCGCCCGCTCGGATGCAAGCGTCCGGGTGCGCTTCTCCAAGCTGGTGGCGCCGTACGTCCGGGAGCGCTTCGGCTCGGATGCCCGGCTGCTGGCCGATGGGGGCGTCGAGGTACGGGTGGCCGGGGACAGCGAGCGGTGGCTCACCCAGTGGGTCCTCTCGTTTGGAGGGGAGGCCGAGGTGCTGGAGCCCGCTTCCGCGCGCGCGGCCGTTGCCCGGGCTGCCCAGGCCTCGCTAGGATTCTAGAGATTCCATGGGCTTCCAGCTGAAGATTGCCGAGGGCAAGGACGCGGGCAAGGAGTTCCAGTTCGAGCACGAAGAGGTGCTGATCGGACGGACCCCCGAGTGCGACGTGGTCTTGTATGACGCGGGGATTTCCCGCAAGCACTGCCGCATCTTCAGTCTGGGAGAGCGCTACTTCGTCGAGGACATGGGCAGCTCCAACGGCACCAAGGTGAACGGGGCGCCCATCAAGAAGCAGCCGCTGTCGGACGGGGACCAGATCGGCCTGGGGCCGGTGGTGTTCTTCTTCGAGGCGCTCGCGTCGGACCCTGGCGAGGAGCCCAACACGGACGCGGGCGATGAGCCGCCCCAGGATGACCCCAGCACGCGCATCGTCTCCCTGGCGGAGGTCAAACAGCGCCGCGGCAAGCGCGAGGTGATGAAGCCCGAGGGCGAGGAGGCGCAGCCGGAGCGGCTGGACAAGATGCAGCGCTCGGCCACCCGGATGGGGATGCCCGCGATTCGCCCCTCTTCTCCCCGCGCCCCGGCGGGCGGCTCCCCGCGGGCCCTCGACCGGGCGGCTCCCTCGGCACCCACCCCTTCCCGCCGGGCCGGTGGCGCCGGGTCCGTGGAGCGGGCGGCGCCCGCGAGGGGGGCTGCGGCCGGGGCGGTGCTGTCCGCCGCGGAGCGGGCCCGCATCAAGCGGGCCTCCGGAAGCATCGCCGCCCAGCTGAAGATCTTCTGGATCGAAGCGGGCACCTGGACCCGCCGCGGCGTCATCGCCGGCATGGTGATGCTGGGGCTGGGCGTGGTGGGGCTGGCGTACTGGCTGGTGCTCGATTCGGGCCGCAATCCGAACGCGGGGGCCTCCGAGCCCATGGCCCTGACCGCCCAGCCCATCGAGGACTCGTTCGGCCTGGGGCCGGACGTGGCGTGGGAGCGGCCCGACCTGAAGTCCTTCACCTGGGAGTACACGGCCGCCACGCGCGCGGTCGTCATCCTGCACTTCCAGGCGCAGGGCATCTCGCAGGGCGAGCTGGTGGTGACGGTGAACGGCCTGGACGTGGGGCAGGTGCCCGCGGACACCCTGGCCAGCCGGGACCGCTCGCTGGAGATCATGATTCCCCCCAACGTCCTCAAGAAGGGGGAGATCAACCGCTTCACCTTCGACAACACGAAGAACCCCCCGGGCGAGGACACCTGGCGCATCTGGAACGTGTGGGTGGAGAAGGCCCTGCTGCCCGAGCTGCCCCCGGATCAGCTCGTGCTGGAGGCGCGCAACGCCTATCAACGCGGCAAGCAGAACATCGACCGCGCGGACGTGGGCGCCCGCAACCGGTACCTGGCGTGGAAGTCCTTCCGCGAGGCGTGGCTGATGCTGGAGGCCCACCCCGAGCCCAAGCCGGACCTCTATTACGAGGCCCGCGACCGCATGGGGGATGCGCAGCAGGCGCTGGACCGCACCTGCTCCAAGCTCCTCTTGGAGGCGGAGGGCTACTACAACCAGCGCAACTACAAGGCGGCCAAGCACACGCTGGAGCACATCCGGGAGTACTTCCCGGAGTTCGACCAGCCCTGCGCCATCAAGTCCGAAAACAAGCTGCTCGAATACGACTTGTAGTGAAGTGTCCCCCCGTGAACGCGGGGGGAGACCGAGGGTTGCCGGTTGGACGGACCGTCCTCACCGTTGTCCTGTATGCGTGAGCTGGGGGCGGAGAGGGAGCAGGCGGGGCTGACGCGGCGGACGGAGCCGGAGGCGGAGCCCGTGCACCGGGGGGCGGGACCGGTGCCGGAGCACGGCCGGGTCTGGAGCCCGGCCATCCCCAACCGGTTGCTGGCGCGGTACTACCTGCCCCGCAGCCACACCATTCTTCCGGGCAACTCCTGCCAG from Stigmatella aurantiaca encodes:
- a CDS encoding DUF4174 domain-containing protein, whose protein sequence is MLTLLLLELLMTAPLTVEGPGVPEGVETLDGLRWKQRVLLLFPGEPGGAWQAQLQGLERARPELAERDVLVLIVGAKEGKDARLPDEREARARWKVAPGKGAAVLIGKDGGEKWRSPLPAPWEEMFSVIDAMPMRKQEQGG
- the hflX gene encoding GTPase HflX, translated to MKEIYGNTLGLKASEQSRLRNTFRRRVAPHEIVSPELARHLTELSSELNRQVGVLINRKGEIEHVVVGNAHKLELPDIGRARAGQIRLRGLRLVHTHLKSEPLTKDDLTDLALLRLDMVAAVGVGREGLPGVLHYAHLVPENGTGEFWQVATLPSVHHDQPDLLDTLEALEEEFNRKAAARAVGGREKAILVAVCLDGNRAHAEASLAELKELARTAGVEVIDSVLQVRREADPRYLIGRGKLEDLNLRSMQSMVDVLIFDKDLTPSQGRHIGEATSLKVLDRTQLILDIFAQRAQSAEGKLQVELAQLKYRLPRLVQSDDSLSRLAGGIGGRGPGETKLEIDRRRVRDRINHLEKRIDAVSRERSVRRAQRNRRELPVISIVGYTNAGKSTLLNAITNADVLAENKLFATLDPTSRRLRFPQEREVIITDTVGFIRDLPKDLVAAFRATLEELYDASLLLHVVDAADPARDEQVEAVETILSSLGLMEKPRLMVWNKADLMASEEVDSLLRSRGGVAISAETREGLASLLAKADTTLFAEGASQMLGAL
- the proB gene encoding glutamate 5-kinase, whose protein sequence is MSDSGRDGVRAARRVVVKIGTNALTNATGRFNRAHFEALSEDLLWAAKDRELVVVSSGAIALGVERLGLPARPKDIPGKQACAAVGQSRLMQAYEEAFGRADKRVAQILLTHEDVQDRRRYLNVKHALDRLLEAGVVPVINENDTVSVDELKFGDNDTLASLVAGVVEAEVLVVLSDVEGLYTADPRKDAGARLLAQVDAVTPELLALAGGSGSTVGTGGMSTKVRAAARASERGIRCVITSGAVPGRLRAVLAGESVGTLFEAASSRRSARTAWIAHALRPKGRLVVDAGARDAIVGSKRSLLPSGIKQVEGDFGRGDPVDLVDEQGTPFARGLSAYEGSELRRIAGHKSTEIESLLGYRYLDEAVHRDDLAVLQTLA
- a CDS encoding helix-turn-helix transcriptional regulator; protein product: MDRTERLLDLVALLLDAREPISWAELREHFPADYGGISDDAAERKFERDKAELLELGLPLAYVQGDDDRKDGYLVDRSAYYLPEVDLTKEELAVLYAAGSASLASGAFPGSDDLAHALRKIGFFAGDALPTPRVRMELGMAQGDAELSSRLEHLWEACAAHKWVQISYASPKQPVATDRKVDPYGLALRRGVWTLVGYCHLRQGLRTFHVHRIRELKVNPSKPRTPDFEVPAEFSLDAHVAYFPWQHRFHEPMEVTLSLRGDAAQRVSSLFPGATVEPDGERVRARLGVTFLDGLLRFCLALGQDCRVEAPEAAVNRGHEMARRILERHAPSSDEKKVSG
- a CDS encoding WYL domain-containing protein, encoding MSTVHERLRRLLFLVPYVSKHPGVSVDDLSKALNVKREDLLVELDLLTCVGRPPFNPDDYVDIYVDNDRVYVDLDQRLSRPPRLTAGEAAALAAAAELLRPAAGDALEGALQKLERILPAGARERYREMHRKIDASTDAPQSLGPLTRAILERREVTFDYASPGRVSEPRKVRPYELLSHRGQWYLQGYCHTRQDARLFRLDRMENLALTDIPFQPPADARAAVPNPARSDASVRVRFSKLVAPYVRERFGSDARLLADGGVEVRVAGDSERWLTQWVLSFGGEAEVLEPASARAAVARAAQASLGF
- a CDS encoding FHA domain-containing protein; protein product: MGFQLKIAEGKDAGKEFQFEHEEVLIGRTPECDVVLYDAGISRKHCRIFSLGERYFVEDMGSSNGTKVNGAPIKKQPLSDGDQIGLGPVVFFFEALASDPGEEPNTDAGDEPPQDDPSTRIVSLAEVKQRRGKREVMKPEGEEAQPERLDKMQRSATRMGMPAIRPSSPRAPAGGSPRALDRAAPSAPTPSRRAGGAGSVERAAPARGAAAGAVLSAAERARIKRASGSIAAQLKIFWIEAGTWTRRGVIAGMVMLGLGVVGLAYWLVLDSGRNPNAGASEPMALTAQPIEDSFGLGPDVAWERPDLKSFTWEYTAATRAVVILHFQAQGISQGELVVTVNGLDVGQVPADTLASRDRSLEIMIPPNVLKKGEINRFTFDNTKNPPGEDTWRIWNVWVEKALLPELPPDQLVLEARNAYQRGKQNIDRADVGARNRYLAWKSFREAWLMLEAHPEPKPDLYYEARDRMGDAQQALDRTCSKLLLEAEGYYNQRNYKAAKHTLEHIREYFPEFDQPCAIKSENKLLEYDL